A stretch of Corvus hawaiiensis isolate bCorHaw1 chromosome 8, bCorHaw1.pri.cur, whole genome shotgun sequence DNA encodes these proteins:
- the KCNK18 gene encoding potassium channel subfamily K member 18: MPPAVTVTDNVTENEKIYKNDIRELFNTADPVWFISPEDRWNFFGSLFFCCTVFTTVGYGNTYPVTRIGKYLCMLYAFFGIPLMFLVLTDMGDILATVLSKSYNEFRKVQSKIQASKLCSGSTCSKRSELKSRAQSKIVINEPQTIMEVLRSQSGMKRRPVKYRNVELFEMLIARENENTQQARNKTMERWSSCPELARGKTVSRVIENFDKIGKELEKLDVPIVLMVLVIFVYISCAAAILPNWERNMDFQEAFYFCFITLTTIGFGDTKLEHPKFFLFFSLYIMIGMEIVFIAFKLGQDRLIVLYKKVISFCAEKKMPSKKIYPK; this comes from the exons ATGCCTCCTGCTGTGACTGTGACAGATAACGTGacggaaaatgagaaaatatataAGAATGACATCCGTGAGCTTTTCAACACAGCTGACCCAGTCTGGTTTATCAGTCCAGAAGACAGATGGAATTTCTTTGggtctctctttttttgctgCACAGTATTCACCACTGTGG GTTATGGTAATACCTATCCTGTGACACGGATTGGGAAATATCTCTGCATGTTGTATGCTTTTTTTGGGATCCCTCTGATGTTCTTGGTCCTGACGGACATGGGAGACATCCTTGCCACTGTCTTATCCAAGTCTTACAACGAGTTCAGGAAAGTACAGTCCAAAATTCAGGCCTCTAAACTCTGTTCTGGATCCACGTGTAGCAAAAGGAGTGAACTGAAATCCAGGGCACAGTCTAAAATAGTCATCAATGAGCCCCAGACGATTATGGAAGTGCTGAGAAGTCAGTCAGGTATGAAACGGAGGCCGGTCAAATATCGCAACGTGGAACTTTTCGAAATGTTAATTGCCAGGGAGAATGAAAACACACAACaagcaagaaataaaaccatGGAGAGATGGAGTTCATGTCCTGAACTAGCCAGGGGAAAGACGGTGTCCAGAGTAATCGAGAATTTTGACAAGATAGGGAAAGAGTTGGAAAAATTAGATGTGCCCATTGTATTGATGGTGCTTGTTATCTTTGTGTACATCTCCTGTGCAGCTGCTATTCTTCCaaactgggaaagaaatatGGATTTTCAGGAAgccttttatttctgctttatcaCTTTGACCACTATTGGATTTGGAGATACAAAACTAGAACATCCcaagtttttcttgtttttttccctctacaTTATGATCGGCATGGAAATTGTCTTCATTGCTTTTAAGCTGGGCCAAGACCGCTTAATTGTTCTGTATAAAAAGGTGATTTCATTTTGTGCAGAGAAAAAGATGCCATCAAAGAAGATATATCCAAAATAA